One Leopardus geoffroyi isolate Oge1 chromosome C1, O.geoffroyi_Oge1_pat1.0, whole genome shotgun sequence DNA segment encodes these proteins:
- the LOC123598010 gene encoding 60S ribosomal protein L27-like, translating to MGKFMKPGKVVLVLVRCYSGHKTVIMKNIDDVTSDRPYNLALVAGIDRSPLKVTAAMSKKKIAKRSKIKSFMKVYNYNYLVPTRYSMDITLDKAVIHKDVFRDPACKHKA from the coding sequence ATGGGCAAATTCATGAAACCCGGGAAGGTGGTGCTGGTCCTGGTCAGATGCTACTCTGGACACAAGACGGTCATCATGAAGAACATTGATGATGTCACCTCAGATCGTCCCTACAACCTTGCTCTGGTGGCTGGAATTGACCGCTCTCCCCTCAAAGTGACAGCTGCCATGAGCAAGAAGAAAATCGCCAAAAGGTCAAAGATCAAGTCTTTTATGAAAGTTTATAACTACAATTATCTCGTACCCACAAGGTATTCTATGGATATCACCTTGGACAAAGCTGTCATCCACAAGGATGTCTTCAGAGACCCTGCTTGTAAACACAAGGCATGA